Proteins from a single region of Candidatus Polarisedimenticolia bacterium:
- a CDS encoding response regulator: MNSSRILVADDDPTIRRFIATLLADRGYEIHEAPDGEQAARIAVQVRPHLVLLDLIMPFKDGFDVLAELKSEEETSRIPIIIMSVKDREEEIVKGFNLGAEDYVVKPFNSLELVSRVRKILERSRS, encoded by the coding sequence ATGAATTCCTCTCGAATCCTGGTGGCGGACGACGATCCCACCATCCGGCGCTTCATCGCCACGCTCCTGGCCGACCGCGGCTACGAGATCCACGAGGCCCCTGACGGCGAGCAGGCGGCGCGGATCGCGGTGCAGGTGCGCCCGCACCTGGTGCTGCTGGACCTGATCATGCCCTTCAAGGACGGCTTCGACGTCCTGGCGGAGCTGAAGAGCGAGGAGGAGACCTCGCGCATCCCGATCATCATCATGTCGGTGAAGGACCGCGAGGAGGAGATCGTCAAAGGGTTCAACCTCGGCGCGGAAGACTACGTCGTGAAGCCGTTCAATTCTCTCGAGCTGGTCTCGCGAGTGCGCAAGATCCTGGAGCGCTCGCGGTCTTAG